Within the Aspergillus luchuensis IFO 4308 DNA, chromosome 5, nearly complete sequence genome, the region ggagaggaaagagggggaaaagatggaTAGGAAAACTGAGTATgtcaaaaaaggaaaaggaaaataataaatagcgAAGAAATcataaaaagaaacaaagtcaagaaagggaaaaaggaaagaaatagaatagaataaaatataatagaaaaagaattaaGCCCTACACGCTCATCGGTGTACTGAAAGGTAAGGTACGCTCTAATGGTGTAATTTATTTGCATCTAACTTGgttcttcttgctgctgcttcttgtctggctgctggctttttgctttcttgaattattgcttttttttgttttcgcCCATGACCATTCCGTGCATTTTCCCTGGGCCCCAGTGATCGCCCACCATGCTGCAATAAATCATCCCAGGATGGGGACCATCGAAGCTATGGAAAACTGCTGTCACGATCTGGCTTCCCTCTGCTGATCGACGCATCCTAGTTTCTGACTCCTCCAATAGTGATCCTTAACTGACTGATTATAAGCTCCCTGTGCTCCTCCCGGACCTGCAAGCGTGAGGTTTCAATGATGACTGGCAACTGAACAACACACCGCAACCCAAGGATAGTACTATACGAAACTGAAGAATCAAAAAGGGCCCTGAGGACCAGATACTATGTTGCCTACTTTAAGATCCGAACCAGATCGCCTTCCACTCTTGTGaacccatcctccccccagTGATTCCATTGTCAACGGGACCAAGGTTTACCAGATGCAATCATTagtccttcctccttcttctttcatcgCTACAGAGTTTGGACACCCCAGGTTTGATCCGGGCCCGGAGCGGCTGCCGTTGAATTTGCCTCGGTCGACAAATGCTCGTCGATATCCCCCGCGGGATCTGCCTCTCCCTCGCTCTATGTCCGGTTCGGTTCCAGCAGACGACCCGCTGGACACTTCTGGACCCGTCAGGCGCCCTGGACATCCAGAGCTGCCTCAAGCCGCGACAACCGTGACCGCTGCAACCTCCGTATCCGCGGGGTTGTCGGGACCGGCCCTGCCTCCAGGACCTGCTGGCGCCGTCACCACTCACGAGTCTGTGACCCAACGTGTGGCCCCGGCCTCAGCCGACGAAGTGCTGCGACAACCCTTTTCGGTGGGCGACGCCTTCGCCTCATCGCGACTTCCACCATCGCTGGTAGGCCAGGGCATCCCACAAGCCACGCCAACAGCTTATGCGCAACCCTCCTTTGGAACGTCCCCTCCCGGTACAACGGCTCGGGCCTTGCCGCAAAAGCCCACTCGACGCACCAAAGCCCATGTTGCATCAGCATGCGTGAATTGTAAGAAGAAGCACCTGGGGTGCGATCCGGCACGGCCATGTCGAAGATGCGTTCTGTCAGGGAAAGAAGTGAGTATTATCATATCTCTTTAGTCGCTGGTCTATCTGTATTTGAAGGGATAGCATTGAACCTCTGGATGCCCCCAAGAGAAGGCAGCGGATTCATTGACACTGCTTGTTTTATGATCTATTACTGACACGAGCAGGCCACCTGTGTTGATGTTACGCACAAGAAGCGAGGAAGGCCGCCATTGAAGGCGGAAGAAGCATCGCTCAGAACCTATGCAGCTCATATGGACAATCGAGCGACACAGGGAGACCAGCACGGCCCCCAATCAAGACGTACCCTCCACAGAGCTACATCTTCGCGTGAGATTCGCCCCATGACAGATCTTCAGATGCCCGGGGTGCAGACGGGCGCCATGGCCATGAGAGCGTCGGCTGGACATCCACAGAGATGGGCCGCTCCCGTATACTCTCAGGCCATAGACCCGTCAATAATGCAGAGGAGTGTTGGGCACAGACGGTTTTCTTCCTCGGGCTCTGCACAGTCCATAACGGCGGCTTCTCCACCCGGGTATGTCCCGATGCCTGTTGGGTACAACCCTACATTGGGAGCAGGACGGATGCCCATGGGCATGGGAAGACCACTGTCATCTTACACACATCAAGGCATGAATCCTACTACCACGCCGCCCCAGTATCAACAGTCCTTTGTTCCAATTTCGCCCTATCCAGAAAGCGCCCGGATGTCGAATCGGATGCCAATGGGAGAATCTCCCATTTCGAGAGATCCACGGGAAGGCTATTTGGAATCGCCAGTAAGGCTTCCTCCCATTTATCCTCCCACGATGGGAACACCGGCCTCGGCATCGCAAGGGCACCGCCTGAGCGATCCATATCCAGGAGCTTGGTCGCCGCGGACGCGAGAAGAGTTTCTCCAGCAGGAGCACCGGCAACAAATGCCTTCGCATGGTTTCATTGACCCACTGTCGCCTAGCAGTCAAATGCGACACGCCGCATCTGACATGGGGTATGGGGAGCCCGTCCCTCGGCAGTTAGGACCCGCGTCAACGTCAGAGAGACACGCAATGCACATGTCGCTTGTACCCCCCTCGGACGACCCATCAACGAACGAGGCAGACACCGAGGGCAACAGACCAGCCAAGAGGCGCAAAATGGCCTTGGATGACATGGTGAACGACTAAGTTGTTGTTCTTCGCATTATACCTCCTACCCACCAAGGTCCCGATCGAGACATGCACACCCCATTCTTTTCTAATCGCTTGAGGAGCTACGCCGTCCTTGAAGCATTGAGGCTTGTAGCAGGAACTACGAAGATAACGATCTTAATGTGCACTTTCCTTTGTGTCATGTGTGCTCAATCTCGATCGCTGACCTATTGATTCCCTCCCCCACACCTACTCACAGCAATTTCCTTTGTCTCATACACCGTGCATACAATCCCcatttttttgttttcttttttggaaCAAAAAGTACATGACCCGTCGATCTACGTTCACCATTTTCCTTTGTCACATATTGTCACATCGCATGGATACAGGCATCGCTtccttctttatttcttgatCTGTTGCTGCATAGCGTGCATCTGTCTTTCTTTAACCATATACCTTGGGGGTTTTGAATGTTTTGGTCATCGTCATAGAAGGCGTTCGGTGGAGTCCaaacatcacatcatcatcatcatcatcatcatcatcatcggcttGATGTTTCATACTAAGTATTTATTGGGGGCaaatgggaagaagggaaactAATGGGATGTATTAATAATTTGCGGACGAGGCCGTCTACACTCGGCACGGAAGCTGCAGGGCAGATACCACAGTACAGGTCATGACTGTGAAAATACTGAGATTTCATTTGAAGTTTAACTCGTCAAGCCGATTGCTTACTGTAGACGTAACATGCATTCCATGGCCAAGTTCTCATCCCATGATGACGGCCAACTGTTTCGTTCGGAGATGGAATCCTCCCCCACCAGTCTCCTCCCTGGCAATAATCTTCACGGGCAGTATACAGTAAGTACCGTACATATCCTTCCCCTGAATGGCCAGGGATCCCGACTTAGAGTTCTCTTTCCGAGAGCCATGAGCACAATCAAAGGGAGGCCCAGGCAAGGAGGCGCGATTTCCCAGATAATGAAATCACTGAAGAAGTTTTGCGATTCGATTGATCCCCATACATGTCTGCCAAATGATGCAAAATGAAGCATACCCGATCGCCACACTCCATGGCTGAGGTTCACAGTAGGGTTGCACAGTGTGCTACAGTCGCGAGACCAATAACCTATAAGAACAAGGCATGACCGAGTGGGTTCGTCTGCAGAAACTTGGTTGAGAATGTCGATTGGAGCAAGCTGAAGTAAGGACGTGGCATGTTAGTTGAAGGTCTAGATCATCCGCTACttccagtactactactcgCTAAATAATCTTTCCCTATCGCCATCACGGGACCGGGAAGGCGGTTCTGTTCCACCTTTCGGTAActttattttccttttggttgaagttgaagaatcCATTTGTTCCATATTTGAAGTAATGTGTCATTCGTGATATCTCCGATGATCATGATATGGTCGGGCTGCAGAAGGCGGATTGTTCTATGGCTGCGATTCTGTGACCAATGGGTTCTCTACCGCTTGTCATCTGCACGCGTCTTGCGGAACAATTCGGTTACGCCGTGCTTAACTTCTCACTGATACTTGTTTAGGACGTCGAATCTACTAACTGATCTATGTTTGGAGGCTATTATTCTTCTATCTACGTAACTGCGCGGTTCAAATCAGGTCTGGCTTCTAAGCCAGGCTACCGAGCTTCAGGGACCGTGCGGTAGTCCAGGCCCAACAATCCATGTCGTACTTGTATATTATAGGCTAAGAAGCCTATGACGACGTCCAGTCTTTGTCTGTTTGGAGCACATCTGCAGACTGTTCCTGTCTGGGTTGCAGGGATGGCGCCAACACCACACTGCCACGCGCGTCTGAGATCCATCTTACAATCTGCTCCCACGGGCCGGAGATCTATTGCCGATCCGTGATGATTATATGCCCACGTTTCCAGCTATCTAGATCGTGTATCACAACTTCTCAGTTCGATCTCCCTTGTATGACCGTGTTGTTATCACTTTCCTTCTCAGTGAATCAGACGCGCATAGCACTGGAATGTGTCTGTGGGGAGCTGCTTGTGGTAAGGTAATCGGCAACCCCTTCCAATTTATGGAGTCGACGTGTTCCATCTGACGTGTAACCTccaatagtatatatattcaagcGCTAGCCCGACTCTCTAGAACTCAGCCAGCGCATCCTCAATATCTCTCTGAGTACTAAGGACATTTTCTCTGGTGTCAGAACAATGAATACGCTGCTTATCCACCATTGGACCGCCCTTAACAacgccctctcctccaacgatATTGGGCGCGATCTGGATGGCAAAACTCTGGACTTGGCCActgttgtggctggtgcaCGGTACGCcgttatttcttattatgcTTCATGCAGTTGGGGAAATCTGGAAGCTGTTGTTGGGCCGCTAACACGCTGTTAGATATGGAAAACGCGTCTCGCTTTCACAAAACACCCGCAAGCAAGTGCAGCGGTCGGAAGCGGTGTTGAAGAAACATTTGGCGGACGGGGAGCTAATTTACGGTTAGCCCTTGCTTTTCCGTTGCATCAGCGGATGGATATTCACATGCTATAGGCGTCAATACGGGTTTCGGTGGTAGTGCCGATACAACAACCGATGCCGTTAACAAGCTCCAAGAGAATTTACTGCAGATGCTCCAGGCTGGTGTTAAATTAGACGGATCAAGCCCGGTCCTTGcagagaagcagaaagaggaTGTCCTGCCCCTGGACGACCCAACTTCCGCGACTATCATGCCGGAGTCTTGGACCCGAGCAACCATGATTATCCGATTGAACTGCCTTGCTTCAGGATATTCCGGCATCCGGCAGTCCGTTTTGGACGTGCTGCTCCAGATGATCGAGCAACATATCACGCCCCGAGTTCCGCTGAGAGGCAGTATATCTGCCTCCGGTGATCTCAGCCCACTATCGTACATCGGCGGAGCGATGCAAGGGCACCCATCTATCCGTGTTTGGAAGCGTGGTCAAAACTCCGATTGCCAAGTCAAAGGGGCTGATGTCGCCCTCAAAGAGAGTTCAATTCCAGTTGTCTGTCTGGATGCGAAAGAAGGCCTGGCAATCGTGAACGGAACGGCGACCTCTGCAGCCGTGGGTGGCCTGGCTTTGCATGAAACGCTTGGCCTCGCAGCTTTGAGTCAAATCCTTGCAGCAATGAGTGTCGAAGCCCTGCACGGTACTAGCGAAAGCTTCGATCCGTTTTTCGCCAGAGTTCGACCTCATCCCGGACAAACGACAGCTGCCAGTAATCTGTGGAAATTTCTTTCCAACTCGAAATTGCTCAATGACGGGGATGGATTCGGACAGGGAAGCCTACGACAAGATCGGTACTCGATTCGCACATCTGCGCAATGGATGGGTCCGCTTCTTGAAGACTTGGAGCTAGCATATCAGCAGATCTCGACGGAGCTGAATTCGGTAACGGACAACCCACTCATTGATACGGCTGGTGATAATGCTCGCATCCTACACGGCGGCAATTTCCAAGCGAAGTCAGTCACGAGCGCCATGGAGAAGACCAGGCTGGCCGTTCAATCCATGGGCCGTATGCTCTACGCGCAATGCACTGAGCTGATTGATGCATCCAAGAACAATGGGTTACCACCTAATTTGTCTGCCGACGAGCCTAGCGTGTCGTTCACGTTCAAAGGTGTAGATATCATGATCGCTGCGCTACAGTCGGAGCTTGGATTCCTCGCAAATCCTATCGGGAGCCACGTCCAGACAGCCGAAATGGGAAATCAGGCCTTGAACTCGCTCGCACTGATATCGAGTCGCTACACCTTGGACGCGGTTGCTGTCTTGTCGCAAATGGCAGCTGCCCATCTCGTGGCTATCTGCCAGGCTCTCGATCTCCGTGTGATCAATATCCAGTTCATGCGAACTCTAGAACAGGACTTTATGAAATTGATCAGTGACAGCTTCCAAGTTCACGCTGTGCCCAGAAGGAGCCTCCTGGCTCTCTCCAAGGAAGCTTGGGATGCCTTTGCCAAGCAAGTGGAACAGCTACAGTCCGTTGACTCGTGCAGTCGATTTCATCAAGCCGCTCGCGCCATTCTGCCTATTTTCATTACGGCATTGCCACCAAGCACTCCCTCCCCAGGCATTATCCAATCATGGATTGATACCCTAGGCTCTCAGGCGGCTGAGACATATCGCAAGACACGTGAGGCATATTGTAGGTGTCCAGATGCCACCCCTTACCTTGGGGCGGCGTCGCGGAAGATGTATACATTTGTTCGACAGACCTTAAAGCTTCCCTTCATAGTCGAGGGCACACTCTGGCGCCCAAGCGATTCAGCCAAGGCACCGGATGGCGAAGCGACGCCACCGCCTCTCCCTACGATGGGCGACGTGGTTGGCATCGCGTATGATGCCATTCGCCGCGGGTCTTTGTATACGGTAGCGGTGGAGTGTATCCGGGATGCGGAGCAAGACATGGCGCAGTGCCCTTACTGCTTTGCCAAGTAGGCAATATGCGCATCGATTGAAGGCATATGGGCTAGCTAATGgatatctagaatatacGAGCATGCCCTGCAAGTATCGACGGTAGTAGTtactttgtttttctttctgtctaTTTTATCATGTCATATTATCCTAGCATCTGTTGAATTGATCTTACAGCATATTGTTCACATCTAGCGTTATCTACGAAGTATTGAGTGGCACAGAAGAATGGCGAGCGATGGTTGACTACTACCTTTGGACTGGCAACATGAGGCAAATACCTCCACTATGGCACGTTACGAGAAACCCGGACAAAGAATAACAGACGCCTGTTATCGCGCCGATCGGAGCAGACTAATGCAGCCTGACAGATGCCAACCGGCAAAGAATAAGTCGAGATGGCCACACCTGGGCAGATTTAGTGGCTGCACGGGGGCCGGGCCAGATGCTGTCATCACTGCCGGCAATCGTGCAAtcgccctcctctcttctccatccatctcctcctctctcgGCACGCTTGATACCAGCTACTGGACTAGcatcttcttgttttctttttttaacaTTACTGTGATGTACCTCGGCAGTTAAGCAAATACTCTCATGCTATCACCAAGGTCAGCCAATTTGCAACCATGGTTCGTCTTGATCTCAACCAAGTTACAAATGCAGATATAGTTCTCACATTCAACACCATGATAAAAGCAGGTACACTCTTGCTGTCCAACCACATGGACCGAGATACATAATACTAACATtgccccttcttccccgcaaaTCGGAAGCTAATCAAgcacctcatccagcttaTCATGTCATCTTCACCCCAAACATGCATGATAATCGCCGGCAAGAATCACGCCATTGCATCCCGCAATGAGCATCGTGCATGTACCACCTCAACGTTCCAGGTCCGCTGACGTTGAGAGAGCTATATTAGAGCTGCAGGGTATGTCTAGGATATGGTTGTTCAAGAGCGGAGATTTGACTTTCCGACACATACTCCTGTACGATGGGTTTCTTACCCTTCACCACGAAAGCAGAGGAAGCGGGCGCAACCTCGGAGCAGGCTAGCGAAACCCTCAGTGTTATCGACGATGGCAATCTACAATATACGGTCGATGGGGGTGCTAACTCCTCCAAGCGCACGTACCAGGAGGCGAGTGGTGCTCCAATCGAGTCAAAGTCACCTCTGGGATACTCCGTAGGTGCGGTGACGGTTATTTTCCTGAACTTGAGTAAAATGATTGGAACAGGTGTTTTTTCGACGCGTGAGTACTCCTGCCATCTTTCCGAGGCCAGTTGAGCTTTGGGTGTGGGCGACAATGCTAACTGCTCGTATCAAGCATCTACTGTTCTCGACGGTGCCGGATCTGTCGGTCTGAGTCTCTTCTACTGGGTCATCGGCTTCTTCATGGCGGCGAGCATGCTCTCCGTGTACATGGAATTTGTGTCATATTTTCCCAGTCGGTCTGGCTCGGAAGTCGTATATCTGGAGCAGGCGTATCCTAGACCACGCTACTTCTTTCCGACGGTCTTTGCGATGCAGACTGTTCTGTTCTCATTCAGTAGCAGTAATGCTGTTGGTATGATGTCTCATCAGCCAGTGTATGTTCAGAGCTAATGTGGGTTGTACTACAGTACTTGCCGAATATCTGTTCAAGCTTGCGGACGCGAATACAACTgcatggaaagaaaaaggtgtTGCTGTGGCGGCATACACCGTGGCCGTGCTGAGTATGTTCTGCCCTGGGAGAATTTATGGATTGGACTGATTATGCCAGTGCTGGCTTTCAACACGAAATGGTCTCTTTGGGTGGCCAATGCCATCGGTGTCGTCAAGCTAGTCACTTTGATCTTGTACGTGTACTAAGCATCTCTCTAGTTCATTGAAACTGACGAAGCAGTATTGGTATCGCTGGCCTTGTCGTCCTGGGAGGTCATACCCCAGTGAAAGACCCCTTGGTCAACTTCCGTGATGCTTTCTCAGGAACCTCTGGCGCATCGGTGTACGGTGCCACCAATGCTTTGGTCAAGGTGATGTTTTCGTATGCCGGGTACGAGAATGCTTGCAACGTTGTCAATGAGGTTAAGGTAGGTGACTATTCTTCGTGTCTGTTGTTACTGCACTAACGGGTTATATCATAGGATCCTGTCAAGACCCTTCGCTGGAGTGCCCCTGTTGCTCTCTTTCTTACAGCCGTGCTCTacatcctcgccaacatTGCCTACTTCTCCGCTGCGAGCAAGGAGGAGATCCTGAACTCGAATGTCACAGCAGCGAGtctcttcttcgaaaagGTCTTTGGCACATCCGGGGCTTCTAGGGCTCTAAACGTCTTGGTCTGTCTCAGCGCGCTGGGCAATCTTCTGGCTGTGCTGATCGGTCAGTCCCGTATGTTGCGAGAGTGTGGACGGTATGTCATATTCCATCAAATCAGCAGATGTCGTTCTAACATGGGTCTCGTACAGACAGGGTGTTCTTCCCTTTACGGAATTCTGGACTTCGACTCGTCCATTTGGAACGCCCCTAGGGCCCTACTTCCTCAAGTGGGCACTCACAGTCATCATGATTATCGCGCCTCCGGCTGGAGATGCCTTCAACTTCAGTACGTACCCGCCTGCTACCGTTTCGCACTTAcctaatttataaattagtcGTCGACTTGAGCATCTATCCCTCCAACGCTTTCAACTTCCTTCTGGCAATAGGTATCCTCATCACTCGACACCGGCGCCAGCGACTCAACTTCCCTCCATCCGGCTACCGAGCCTGGACTATATCCGTCTACTTTGCCATTCTCTCGAGTCTGTATATGCTCGTTGCGCCATGGTACCCCCCGTCCACCGGAGCAGACGGTGGAGACGTCAGCTTCTGGTATGCGACGTACTGTGTCGT harbors:
- a CDS encoding aromatic amino acid ammonia-lyase (COG:Q;~EggNog:ENOG410PHE8;~InterPro:IPR022313,IPR001106,IPR023144,IPR024083, IPR005922,IPR008948;~PFAM:PF00221;~go_component: GO:0005737 - cytoplasm [Evidence IEA];~go_function: GO:0003824 - catalytic activity [Evidence IEA];~go_function: GO:0016841 - ammonia-lyase activity [Evidence IEA];~go_process: GO:0006559 - L-phenylalanine catabolic process [Evidence IEA]), whose translation is MNTLLIHHWTALNNALSSNDIGRDLDGKTLDLATVVAGARYGKRVSLSQNTRKQVQRSEAVLKKHLADGELIYGVNTGFGGSADTTTDAVNKLQENLLQMLQAGVKLDGSSPVLAEKQKEDVLPLDDPTSATIMPESWTRATMIIRLNCLASGYSGIRQSVLDVLLQMIEQHITPRVPLRGSISASGDLSPLSYIGGAMQGHPSIRVWKRGQNSDCQVKGADVALKESSIPVVCLDAKEGLAIVNGTATSAAVGGLALHETLGLAALSQILAAMSVEALHGTSESFDPFFARVRPHPGQTTAASNLWKFLSNSKLLNDGDGFGQGSLRQDRYSIRTSAQWMGPLLEDLELAYQQISTELNSVTDNPLIDTAGDNARILHGGNFQAKSVTSAMEKTRLAVQSMGRMLYAQCTELIDASKNNGLPPNLSADEPSVSFTFKGVDIMIAALQSELGFLANPIGSHVQTAEMGNQALNSLALISSRYTLDAVAVLSQMAAAHLVAICQALDLRVINIQFMRTLEQDFMKLISDSFQVHAVPRRSLLALSKEAWDAFAKQVEQLQSVDSCSRFHQAARAILPIFITALPPSTPSPGIIQSWIDTLGSQAAETYRKTREAYCRCPDATPYLGAASRKMYTFVRQTLKLPFIVEGTLWRPSDSAKAPDGEATPPPLPTMGDVVGIAYDAIRRGSLYTVAVECIRDAEQDMAQCPYCFAK
- the sclB gene encoding putative C6 transcription factor (COG:S;~EggNog:ENOG410PY2I;~InterPro:IPR036864,IPR001138;~go_function: GO:0000981 - DNA-binding transcription factor activity, RNA polymerase II-specific [Evidence IEA];~go_function: GO:0008270 - zinc ion binding [Evidence IEA];~go_process: GO:0006355 - regulation of transcription, DNA-templated [Evidence IEA]), giving the protein MQSLVLPPSSFIATEFGHPRFDPGPERLPLNLPRSTNARRYPPRDLPLPRSMSGSVPADDPLDTSGPVRRPGHPELPQAATTVTAATSVSAGLSGPALPPGPAGAVTTHESVTQRVAPASADEVLRQPFSVGDAFASSRLPPSLVGQGIPQATPTAYAQPSFGTSPPGTTARALPQKPTRRTKAHVASACVNCKKKHLGCDPARPCRRCVLSGKEATCVDVTHKKRGRPPLKAEEASLRTYAAHMDNRATQGDQHGPQSRRTLHRATSSREIRPMTDLQMPGVQTGAMAMRASAGHPQRWAAPVYSQAIDPSIMQRSVGHRRFSSSGSAQSITAASPPGYVPMPVGYNPTLGAGRMPMGMGRPLSSYTHQGMNPTTTPPQYQQSFVPISPYPESARMSNRMPMGESPISRDPREGYLESPVRLPPIYPPTMGTPASASQGHRLSDPYPGAWSPRTREEFLQQEHRQQMPSHGFIDPLSPSSQMRHAASDMGYGEPVPRQLGPASTSERHAMHMSLVPPSDDPSTNEADTEGNRPAKRRKMALDDMVND
- a CDS encoding uncharacterized protein (TransMembrane:1 (o82-100i)) is translated as MARYEKPGQRITDACYRADRSRLMQPDRCQPAKNKSRWPHLGRFSGCTGAGPDAVITAGNRAIALLSSPSISSSLGTLDTSYWTSIFLFSFFNITVMYLGS
- a CDS encoding high affinity methionine permease (COG:E;~EggNog:ENOG410PFCJ;~InterPro:IPR002293;~PFAM:PF00324,PF13520;~TransMembrane:11 (o61-80i101-125o145-173i185-202o208-233i298-317o347-366i399-415o421-443i463-482o494-516i);~go_component: GO:0016020 - membrane [Evidence IEA];~go_function: GO:0022857 - transmembrane transporter activity [Evidence IEA];~go_process: GO:0055085 - transmembrane transport [Evidence IEA]), with product MGFLPFTTKAEEAGATSEQASETLSVIDDGNLQYTVDGGANSSKRTYQEASGAPIESKSPLGYSVGAVTVIFLNLSKMIGTGVFSTPSTVLDGAGSVGLSLFYWVIGFFMAASMLSVYMEFVSYFPSRSGSEVVYLEQAYPRPRYFFPTVFAMQTVLFSFSSSNAVVLAEYLFKLADANTTAWKEKGVAVAAYTVAVLMLAFNTKWSLWVANAIGVVKLVTLIFIGIAGLVVLGGHTPVKDPLVNFRDAFSGTSGASVYGATNALVKVMFSYAGYENACNVVNEVKDPVKTLRWSAPVALFLTAVLYILANIAYFSAASKEEILNSNVTAASLFFEKVFGTSGASRALNVLVCLSALGNLLAVLIGQSRMLRECGRQGVLPFTEFWTSTRPFGTPLGPYFLKWALTVIMIIAPPAGDAFNFIVDLSIYPSNAFNFLLAIGILITRHRRQRLNFPPSGYRAWTISVYFAILSSLYMLVAPWYPPSTGADGGDVSFWYATYCVVGIAIIAACGVYYYLWVKILPRVGGYELRQTIIHVGGDATAHKLVRVPKAQVEEWDREHDASGRVRRRHHTTEIVTKTEETA